One window of the Anopheles cruzii chromosome 2, idAnoCruzAS_RS32_06, whole genome shotgun sequence genome contains the following:
- the LOC128267708 gene encoding 39S ribosomal protein L21, mitochondrial isoform X1 produces MFLKQFARLLKPSALRPFTGKSIQRAAPFTTTFHRWNSTNAAVSISAKPSTTDVVNKQLETGTEGRLFAVVQLCGKQFKITAGDIVVVEGYWPPENGDKLRLDKVLLAGSTDFSIVGRPLLAPGLVDVQATIIEKTLSHTRTHFRKKRRKQYMRINFYRTQQTMVRINSIEITRKLGAAAGKPESSEDRFF; encoded by the exons ATGTTCCTCAAGCAATTTGCCCGCCTATTAAAACCATCGGCACTACGGCCATTTACAGGTA AATCAATCCAGCGCGCTGCACCGTTTACGACGACTTTCCACCGATGGAACAGCACCAATGCGGCCGTATCGATTTCAGCCAAACCCAGCACAACCGATGTCGTGAATAAGCAGCTGGAAACGGGAACGGAGGGCAGACTGTTCGCCGTTGTCCAGCTGTGCGGTAAACAGTTCAAGATTACGGCGGGAGACATTGTTGTCGTGGAAGGTTACTGGCCGCCGGAGAACGGAGACAAGTTGCGGTTGGATaaggtgctgctggccggtaGCACCGACTTTTCTATCGTCGGTCGACCATTGTTGGCCCCGGGATTGGTGGATGTGCAGGCCACCATAATCGAGAAAACGCTGTCCCACACACGGACCCATTTTCGCAAGAAGCGAAGAAAGCAGTACATGCGAATCAACTTCTACCGCACACAGCAAACGATGGTACGCATCAATTCGATCGAAATCACGCGAAAGCTGGGCGCCGCTGCGGGGAAGCCAGAGTCCAGTGAAGATAGATTTTTTTAA
- the LOC128267708 gene encoding 39S ribosomal protein L21, mitochondrial isoform X2 yields MFLKQFARLLKPSALRPFTESIQRAAPFTTTFHRWNSTNAAVSISAKPSTTDVVNKQLETGTEGRLFAVVQLCGKQFKITAGDIVVVEGYWPPENGDKLRLDKVLLAGSTDFSIVGRPLLAPGLVDVQATIIEKTLSHTRTHFRKKRRKQYMRINFYRTQQTMVRINSIEITRKLGAAAGKPESSEDRFF; encoded by the exons ATGTTCCTCAAGCAATTTGCCCGCCTATTAAAACCATCGGCACTACGGCCATTTACAG AATCAATCCAGCGCGCTGCACCGTTTACGACGACTTTCCACCGATGGAACAGCACCAATGCGGCCGTATCGATTTCAGCCAAACCCAGCACAACCGATGTCGTGAATAAGCAGCTGGAAACGGGAACGGAGGGCAGACTGTTCGCCGTTGTCCAGCTGTGCGGTAAACAGTTCAAGATTACGGCGGGAGACATTGTTGTCGTGGAAGGTTACTGGCCGCCGGAGAACGGAGACAAGTTGCGGTTGGATaaggtgctgctggccggtaGCACCGACTTTTCTATCGTCGGTCGACCATTGTTGGCCCCGGGATTGGTGGATGTGCAGGCCACCATAATCGAGAAAACGCTGTCCCACACACGGACCCATTTTCGCAAGAAGCGAAGAAAGCAGTACATGCGAATCAACTTCTACCGCACACAGCAAACGATGGTACGCATCAATTCGATCGAAATCACGCGAAAGCTGGGCGCCGCTGCGGGGAAGCCAGAGTCCAGTGAAGATAGATTTTTTTAA
- the LOC128267797 gene encoding POC1 centriolar protein homolog, with product MSNPVLLRHLKGHRGKLTGVSFNPEGSRFVTASSDHSAIVWAVNEQVRCLRFEAHTDIINDICWSPDGRIIASASKDRSVKIWIPSMLGNCDEFRGHTSNIRSVDFDPTGKKLLTASDDKTVKLWRVTRKNFLSSFVGHTNWVRCARFSPNGKLIASCADDRTLKLFDPASGQCVHTFVDQKGAGYKVAWHPDSSLVAIALDNCRVKIYDVNIRKLIQYYRIFDGPVNALDFHPSGNYLITVSEDGVTKIIDLLEGRQIFTLTGHRGPVTAVKFSKDGKFFVTGSEDRHVMLWQANLDSESAQHSLHSTDSSCGDMNPPMAGRKFSFFDQDVSEADADDATQNKENLPDTSVLVDASKTENFKISDAVEVSD from the exons ATGTCGAATCCTGTTCTACTGCGACATCTGAAGGGCCACCGGGGTAAGCTAACGGGTGTGTCGTTCAATCCGGAAGGTTCCCGCTTCGTTACGGCCTCCAGCGACCACTCCGCGATTGTGTGGGCCGTCAACGAACAAGTCCGCTGCTTACGCTTCGAGGCGCACACGGACATAATAAACGATATTTGCTGGTCTCCGGATGGCCGCATCATAGCTTCCGCTTCGAAGGATCGCTCGGTGAAAATTTGGATTCCATCGATGCTCGGCAATTGCGACGAATTCCGTGGCCACACATCGAACATTCGGTCAGTAGATTTTGATCCAACCGGGAAAAAGCTCCTGACAGCATCGGACGATAAAACGGTGAAATTATGGCGAGTGACGCGAAAAAATTTCCTTTCCTCGTTCGTCGGACACACAAACTGGGTACGCTGTGCCCGGTTCTCTCCGAACGGTAAACTGATCGCCTCCTGCGCTGATGACCGCACGCTGAAACTGTTCGACCCTGCCTCCGGGCAGTGCGTCCACACATTTGTCGACCAGAAGGGTGCCGGATACAAAGTTGCTTGGCATCCCGACAGTTCGCTGGTGGCAATCGCGTTGGACAACTGTcgagtgaaaatttatgacgTGAACATTCGGAAGCTGATCCAATACTACCGGATTTTCGACGGCCCAGTCAACGCGCTCGACTTTCACCCTTCCGGCAACTATCTGATCACGGTCAGTGAGGATGGCGTTACTAAAATCATCGACCTGCTCGAGGGTCGCCAAATATTCACTCTCACCGGTCATCGGGGTCCGGTGACGGCGGTAAAGTTTTCGAAGGATGGCAAATTTTTCGTCACCGGCAGTGAAGATCGGCAT GTGATGCTTTGGCAGGCGAACTTGGACAGCGAATCGGCACAACATTCCCTCCACTCAACCGATAGCAGTTGCGGGGATATGAATCCACCGATGGCCGGGCGAAAGTTTAGCTTCTTCGATCAGGACGTCAGTGAGGCGGATGCTGATGATGCCACGCAGAACAAAGAGAACTTGCCGGACACGAGCGTGTTAGTCGATGCTTCTAAAActgaaaactttaaaatatcTGACGCCGTAGAGGTTAGCGATTAA
- the LOC128267668 gene encoding uncharacterized protein LOC128267668 has product MEYPTINDLPNKLLEIIFDHLGVVDLKNASMVCRRWSDLAFLGRRMDRVMLVPQFPWDKALLQSNRKYCHLELRETEKCSAYLKELFQTFSVSSLRLKHGNLSHSVLRSILLDVPNLQHLTIDNIPGQMNKMVEPLPIMRKLEHLENHSINSDSALPWYTIAPSLQGLKMCCDYEDQLEQWRLFSGQLKQVYASFGFQQNLLDRFCDMTFPLLEELSIKSALFEGSFGAENSFQRHEFFRRNASLRRLRLDGIYLDKTLVQDITNYNKKLMTLEIIGEHNLDREYEDNGEQGSLDSLAQLTELKHLRLQNLPTCIFREREALTSLQSLYMNEITFGYDGLLGFLRDLFEIAPQLKCLEVGSVVMAENAAQYICNNFKKLTRLHLTYSEKVTRDGLSGIDRLPFLWYLELRFFAVHTLFISIIPLKKVRYLTLHLKYLYNEDELLRLPEIFPQLDRLNLINSGKFLHESTVDKLRQLLPTCAIKIYGQLITNAGVQKCFPKWTGSEMMPVWEKEWVFKNRID; this is encoded by the exons ATGGAGTATCCGACGATTAACGATCTACCAAACAAA CTGTTGGAGATAATATTTGACCACCTTGGCGTGGTCGACCTGAAGAACGCGTCCATGGTGTGCCGACGATGGTCAGATTTAGCATTTTTAGGACGGCGGATGGATCGTGTGATGCTAGTGCCACAATTTCCGTGGGACAAAGCGTTGCTTCAAAGCAATCGAAAATATTGCCACCTTGAACTCCGAGAAACTGAAAAGTGCTCTGCGTATCTTAAGGAGTTATTCCAAACGTTCAGTGTTTCCTCATTGCGCTTAAAACACGGGAATTTATCACACTCCGTGTTACGGTCGATTTTGCTGGATGTACCTAACCTTCAGCATTTGACGATTGATAATATACCCggacaaatgaacaaaatggTTGAACCGCTCCCAATTATGAGAAAATTAGAACACTTGGAGAACCACAGTATCAATTCGGACAGTGCACTTCCTTGGTATACGATCGCCCCTTCTTTGCAAGGTCTGAAAATGTGTTGTGATTATGAGGACCAGTTGGAGCAGTGGAGACTTTTCAGTGGCCAGTTAAAGCAAGTTTATGCTAGTTTTGGCTTTCAACAGAATTTATTGGACCGCTTTTGCGATATGACATTTCCTCTTCTTGAGGAGTTGTCAATAAAATCGGCATTGTTTGAAGGTTCGTTCGGAGCAGAAAATTCGTTTCAACGCCACgagttttttcgaagaaacgcCTCTTTGCGGCGTCTTCGCCTCGATGGCATTTACCTAGATAAAACGTTAGTTCAAGACATCACGAATTACAACAAAAAGTTGATGACTTTAGAAATCATAGGTGAACATAACCTTGACCGTGAATATGAAGATAACGGAGAACAAGGATCGTTGGATTCCCTGGCGCAACTGACTGAACTAAAG catctaaGATTACAAAATCTGCCCACATGCATTTTTCGCGAACGTGAAGCACTTACCTCGCTCCAATCTTTGTATATGAATGAAATAACGTTTGGTTACGATGGACTGCTCGGTTTCCTCAGAGATCTTTTCGAGATCGCGCCGCAATTGAAGTGTTTGGAAGTAGGGTCCGTCGTGATGGCAGAAAACGCCGCTCAGTACATTTGCAACAATTTCAAGAAACTCACTCGTCTGCACCTGACCTATTCGGAAAAG GTAACGCGTGATGGTCTCTCCGGAATCGACCGATTACCGTTTCTATGGTATTTAGAATTACGCTTTTTTGCTGTACACACATTATTTATTAGCATCATTCCCCTAAAAAAGGTCCGCTACCTTACACTTCACCTTAAGTATCTA TACAATGAAGATGAACTTCTTCGGCTGCCGGAAATTTTCCCTCAACTCGACCGATTGAACTTGATCAACTCCGGCAAGTTTCTCCATGAATCTACTGTCGATAAGTTACGCCAATTACTTCCGACGTGTGCAATCAAAATATATGGCCAGCTTATCACTAACGCAGGGGtgcaaaaatgttttccaaagtGGACCGGAAGTGAAATGATGCCGGTgtgggagaaagaatgggTATTTAAAAATCGCATTGATTGA
- the LOC128267753 gene encoding copper transport protein ATOX1, with amino-acid sequence MTTVHEFQVEMTCTGCSGAVERVLGKQKEKVEKVEIDLDNKKVFVTSGLSADELLGIIKKTGKETSYVGVRH; translated from the exons ATGACG ACTGTTCACGAGTTTCAAGTGGAAATGACTTGTACCGGCTGTTCCGGGGCTGTGGAGCGTGTCCTCGGCAAACAGAAAG aaaaagtggaaaaggtGGAGATTGACCTGGACAACAAAAAGGTGTTCGTCACTTCGGGACTGTCGGCCGACGAACTGCTAGGTATTATAAAAAAGACTGGTAAAGAAACGAGCTACGTCGGGGTGAGGCACTGA